The following proteins come from a genomic window of Pseudomonas sp. WJP1:
- the pdeM gene encoding ligase-associated DNA damage response endonuclease PdeM yields the protein MSTPYPVRLAGEELWLLPEKALYWPAQQALLIADMHFGKAAAYRSLGQPVPQGTTSHNIAVLDGLLATLPCRQLIFLGDFLHGPGSHAAATLKALADWRTRNAELAVTLIRGNHDKRAGDPPASLNIHVVPEPLLLGPFALQHEPQPHPDRHVLAGHVHPVYRLNGRGRQRLRLACFRLGEEISLLPAFGAFTGGYPVERDDHCRIFVIGDNEIWPL from the coding sequence ATGAGTACACCCTACCCCGTTCGACTGGCCGGCGAGGAACTTTGGCTGCTACCGGAGAAAGCCCTCTACTGGCCTGCCCAGCAAGCGCTGTTGATCGCCGACATGCATTTCGGCAAGGCCGCCGCCTACCGAAGCCTTGGCCAACCGGTCCCCCAAGGCACTACTAGCCACAATATCGCCGTGCTCGACGGACTGTTGGCCACCCTGCCCTGCCGACAGCTGATTTTCCTCGGCGACTTTCTTCACGGCCCGGGCTCCCATGCCGCCGCCACGCTCAAAGCCTTGGCTGACTGGCGAACACGCAACGCCGAGTTGGCTGTGACATTGATTCGCGGCAACCACGACAAGCGTGCCGGGGATCCGCCGGCCTCGTTGAACATTCACGTAGTGCCGGAGCCATTGCTGCTGGGGCCGTTCGCTTTGCAGCACGAACCGCAACCGCATCCGGATCGACATGTGCTCGCTGGTCACGTGCATCCAGTTTATCGGCTCAACGGTCGGGGTCGGCAAAGACTGCGGCTGGCCTGCTTCAGACTTGGCGAGGAAATCAGCCTGCTACCGGCCTTCGGCGCGTTTACCGGGGGCTATCCGGTGGAACGGGACGACCACTGTAGGATTTTCGTCATCGGCGACAACGAAATATGGCCCCTGTAG
- a CDS encoding ligase-associated DNA damage response DEXH box helicase, with protein MGTHYDFAKRWFTARDWKPFEFQKQVWVAIKRGQSGLLHASTGAGKTYAVWFGALNRFARCSPAVETPRKRKPVAEPLTVLWITPMRALAADTARALQGPLVDLQLSWSVGLRTGDTSSSERARQSRRLPTALITTPESLTLMLARADAKTALSTLRMVVVDEWHELLGNKRGVQLQLALARLRRWNPHLIVWGVSATLGNQDHAEQVLIPQGGGISVQGRADKKLLVDTLLPPGIERFPWAGHIGLKMLPQVAAQLEASTSSLVFTNTRAQSEIWYQALLEARPDWAGLIALHHSSLSRETRDWVERALKEGQLKAVVCTSSLDLGVDFLPVERVLQIGSAKGVARLMQRAGRSGHAPGRISRVTLVPTHSLELIEAAAAQDAVAQRRIEPRTSPHKPLDVLVQHLVSMALGGGFVPDQLFDEVRAAWAYRDLSEADWTWALAFVRHGGLSLTAYPDYRRVEPDEQGIWRVPDARLARRHRMSIGTIVSDASIQLKFWSKGGGGKQLGSVEEGFIARLKPGDGFLFAGRLLELVRVENMTAYVKRSTVKKASVPRWNGGRMPLSNELAQAVVARFSAAARGEFSGPEMQALCPLLELQQRWSGLPTSQSLLAEALKSREGWHLFLYPFAGRQVHLGLGSLLAWRVSQQQAVTFSIAVNDYGLELLSATPVDWAQALNPELLSAEHLLRDVLASLNAGELALRRFREIARIAGLVFAGYPGAPKSTRQVQASSGLFFEVFKQYDADNLLLAQAGEEVLREELDIHRLEQTLAHINQLHLDLHHVKRPTPLGFPLLVERMRESMSSEKLADRIRRMVSDLEKTAGTGKA; from the coding sequence ATGGGAACCCACTACGACTTCGCCAAACGCTGGTTTACCGCTCGCGACTGGAAGCCATTCGAGTTTCAGAAACAGGTATGGGTAGCCATCAAGCGCGGGCAGTCCGGGTTGCTCCATGCCAGCACCGGTGCCGGTAAAACCTACGCGGTCTGGTTCGGCGCGCTCAATCGCTTCGCACGCTGTTCACCTGCGGTTGAAACACCACGTAAACGAAAGCCCGTGGCCGAGCCCCTGACCGTATTGTGGATAACCCCGATGCGTGCCTTGGCTGCAGACACCGCCCGCGCGCTGCAAGGGCCGCTGGTCGACTTGCAGCTCTCGTGGAGCGTCGGCCTGCGCACGGGCGATACCAGCAGCAGCGAAAGGGCGCGCCAGAGCCGGCGCCTGCCCACCGCACTGATTACCACCCCGGAAAGCCTGACGTTGATGCTCGCCCGGGCCGACGCGAAAACAGCGCTCTCGACCTTGCGCATGGTCGTGGTCGACGAATGGCACGAATTGCTCGGCAACAAGCGCGGCGTGCAACTGCAACTTGCGCTCGCTCGCCTGCGTCGCTGGAACCCGCATTTGATCGTGTGGGGCGTTTCGGCGACGCTGGGTAATCAGGACCACGCCGAGCAGGTATTGATCCCACAGGGCGGCGGCATCAGCGTTCAAGGCCGGGCCGATAAAAAACTGCTGGTCGATACCTTGCTGCCGCCCGGAATAGAACGCTTCCCATGGGCCGGACATATCGGCCTGAAAATGTTGCCGCAGGTCGCCGCGCAACTGGAGGCCAGCACCAGCAGCCTGGTCTTCACCAATACTCGGGCGCAATCGGAAATCTGGTATCAGGCCTTGCTTGAGGCAAGGCCTGACTGGGCCGGGCTGATCGCGCTGCATCACAGTTCGTTGTCCCGTGAAACCCGTGACTGGGTGGAGCGCGCCCTCAAGGAAGGCCAACTCAAGGCGGTGGTCTGCACCTCCAGCCTGGATCTGGGGGTGGACTTCCTGCCGGTGGAACGGGTGCTGCAAATTGGCTCGGCCAAAGGCGTGGCGCGGCTGATGCAGCGTGCGGGTCGTTCGGGGCATGCGCCGGGGCGAATATCGCGGGTGACGCTGGTACCGACCCACAGCCTGGAGCTGATCGAAGCCGCAGCGGCACAGGACGCGGTGGCGCAGCGGCGGATCGAACCTCGAACCTCACCCCATAAACCGCTGGATGTGCTGGTCCAGCATCTGGTCAGCATGGCGCTGGGCGGTGGGTTTGTGCCCGATCAGTTGTTTGATGAGGTACGCGCCGCCTGGGCCTATCGTGATCTCAGCGAGGCGGACTGGACCTGGGCGCTGGCTTTCGTACGCCATGGCGGACTTTCACTGACAGCCTATCCGGATTACCGCCGGGTCGAACCGGATGAACAGGGAATCTGGCGTGTCCCCGATGCACGATTGGCCCGACGCCACCGCATGAGCATCGGCACGATTGTCAGCGATGCGAGCATTCAGCTGAAGTTCTGGAGCAAGGGCGGCGGTGGCAAACAACTGGGCAGTGTCGAAGAAGGTTTCATTGCACGGCTCAAGCCGGGTGACGGTTTTCTGTTTGCCGGACGGCTGCTGGAGTTGGTGCGCGTGGAAAACATGACCGCTTACGTCAAACGCAGCACCGTGAAGAAAGCCTCGGTGCCACGCTGGAATGGCGGGCGGATGCCCCTTTCCAATGAGCTGGCGCAAGCGGTGGTCGCGCGTTTCAGTGCGGCGGCGCGCGGCGAGTTCAGCGGCCCGGAAATGCAGGCACTGTGCCCCCTGCTGGAGCTGCAGCAACGCTGGTCCGGCTTGCCAACGTCGCAATCGTTGCTGGCCGAGGCGCTGAAGTCCCGTGAGGGCTGGCACCTGTTCCTTTATCCCTTCGCCGGCCGCCAGGTGCATCTGGGGCTGGGCAGTCTGCTGGCCTGGCGAGTCAGTCAACAGCAGGCCGTGACGTTTTCCATCGCCGTCAATGATTACGGGCTGGAACTCTTGAGCGCCACCCCGGTGGACTGGGCGCAAGCCTTGAATCCGGAGTTGTTGAGTGCAGAGCATTTGCTCAGGGACGTACTCGCCAGCCTGAATGCCGGAGAGCTGGCCTTGCGGCGCTTTCGGGAAATAGCCCGGATTGCCGGGCTGGTGTTCGCCGGTTATCCCGGTGCACCGAAAAGCACGCGCCAGGTTCAGGCCTCGAGCGGGTTGTTTTTCGAAGTGTTCAAACAGTACGACGCGGACAATTTGCTATTGGCCCAGGCCGGCGAAGAAGTCCTACGCGAAGAACTGGATATTCATCGCCTGGAACAGACGTTGGCACACATCAATCAATTGCATCTCGACCTGCATCACGTCAAACGCCCTACACCCCTCGGGTTTCCGCTGCTGGTGGAACGTATGCGAGAGAGTATGAGTTCGGAAAAACTCGCCGACCGCATCAGGCGCATGGTCAGCGACCTCGAGAAAACCGCCGGGACAGGGAAAGCCTGA
- a CDS encoding ABC transporter ATP-binding protein, translating to MYKLTIEGLHKSYGDHEVLKGVSLKANTGDVISLIGASGSGKSTFLRCINFLEQPNDGAMSLDGQAIRMIKDHHGMHVADPDELQRIRTRLAMVFQHFNLWSHMTVLENITMAPRRVLGCSKQEAEDRARRYLDKVGLPARVADQYPAFLSGGQQQRVAIARALAMEPEVMLFDEPTSALDPELVGEVLKVIQGLAEEGRTMIMVTHEMSFARKVSSQVLFLHQGLVEEEGAPEDVLGNPKSERLKQFLSGNLK from the coding sequence ATGTACAAACTGACCATTGAAGGCCTGCATAAAAGCTATGGCGATCATGAGGTGCTCAAGGGCGTTTCGCTCAAGGCCAACACGGGCGATGTCATCAGCCTGATCGGCGCCAGCGGCTCCGGAAAAAGTACTTTCCTGCGCTGCATCAACTTCCTCGAACAGCCCAACGACGGTGCCATGAGCCTCGACGGCCAGGCTATCCGCATGATCAAGGATCATCACGGCATGCACGTGGCCGATCCCGATGAGTTGCAACGAATCCGCACCCGCCTGGCCATGGTGTTCCAGCATTTCAACCTGTGGAGCCACATGACGGTGCTGGAAAACATCACCATGGCCCCGCGCCGGGTGTTGGGCTGCAGCAAGCAGGAAGCCGAAGACCGTGCCCGGCGTTATCTCGACAAGGTCGGGCTGCCAGCGCGCGTAGCAGATCAATATCCGGCATTCCTTTCCGGTGGCCAGCAACAACGGGTGGCAATTGCCCGCGCGTTGGCCATGGAACCGGAAGTGATGCTGTTCGACGAACCGACCTCGGCGCTGGACCCGGAACTGGTGGGTGAAGTGCTCAAGGTGATCCAGGGCTTGGCCGAAGAAGGCCGGACCATGATCATGGTCACCCATGAAATGAGCTTCGCGCGCAAAGTGTCGAGCCAGGTGTTGTTCCTGCACCAGGGGCTGGTGGAGGAAGAAGGTGCGCCGGAGGATGTGCTGGGCAATCCGAAGAGCGAGCGCCTGAAACAGTTCCTCAGCGGCAACCTGAAGTAA
- a CDS encoding succinylglutamate desuccinylase/aspartoacylase family protein: MRHQIHDLLAPMPGTTRQIHSFHFGPQSANGKIYIQSSLHADEMPGMLVAWHLKQRLAELEAAGRLRSEIVLVPVANPAGLEQVLMDVPLGRYELESGQNFNRWFVDLSEEVGNAIEGQLGDDPQRNLELIRDSLRQALARQTASTQLQSQRLTLQRLACDADMVLDLHCDFEAVAHLYTTPEAWPQVEPLARYIGSQASLLATDSGGQSFDECFTLLWWQLKERFGEQFDIPLGSFSVTVELRGQGDVNHPLASLDSQALIDYLIDFGAITGESAPLPDLPYPATPLAGVEPVATPVGGLLVFSALPGQYLEAGQLIAEIIDPISDRVTPVHCTVAGLMYARSLRRMATAGMVIAHVAGVEAYRSGYLLSP, encoded by the coding sequence ATGCGCCACCAGATACATGACCTGCTGGCCCCAATGCCGGGGACCACACGACAGATCCACAGTTTTCACTTCGGGCCGCAATCGGCCAACGGCAAGATCTACATCCAGTCGTCCCTGCACGCCGATGAAATGCCCGGCATGCTGGTGGCCTGGCACCTCAAGCAACGCCTGGCGGAGCTGGAAGCCGCCGGCCGCCTGCGCAGCGAAATCGTCCTGGTGCCCGTGGCCAACCCGGCGGGCCTGGAACAGGTGCTGATGGATGTACCGCTGGGCCGCTATGAGCTCGAAAGCGGGCAGAACTTCAACCGCTGGTTCGTCGATTTGAGCGAAGAAGTAGGCAACGCGATCGAAGGCCAGCTCGGCGACGACCCGCAGCGCAACCTCGAACTGATCCGCGACAGCCTGCGCCAGGCATTGGCGCGGCAGACCGCCAGCACCCAGTTGCAATCCCAGCGCCTGACCCTGCAACGGCTGGCCTGCGATGCCGACATGGTGCTGGACCTGCATTGCGATTTCGAGGCTGTCGCGCACCTGTACACCACGCCCGAGGCCTGGCCGCAGGTCGAGCCGCTGGCCCGCTACATCGGTTCCCAAGCCAGCCTGCTGGCTACCGACTCCGGCGGTCAGTCGTTCGATGAGTGTTTCACCCTGCTTTGGTGGCAGTTGAAAGAGCGCTTCGGCGAGCAGTTCGACATTCCCCTGGGCAGTTTCTCGGTCACCGTCGAACTGCGCGGCCAGGGCGACGTCAACCACCCACTGGCCAGCCTCGACAGTCAGGCGTTGATTGATTACCTGATTGATTTCGGCGCGATTACCGGAGAGTCGGCGCCTTTGCCCGACCTGCCCTACCCGGCCACCCCCCTGGCCGGCGTGGAACCTGTGGCGACGCCGGTCGGCGGCTTGCTGGTGTTCAGTGCGCTGCCGGGGCAATACCTGGAAGCCGGGCAACTGATCGCCGAAATCATCGACCCGATCAGCGACCGTGTCACGCCCGTCCATTGCACGGTTGCCGGCCTGATGTACGCCCGCTCACTGCGCCGCATGGCCACGGCCGGCATGGTGATCGCCCACGTCGCGGGCGTCGAAGCCTATCGCAGCGGCTACCTACTTTCGCCTTGA
- a CDS encoding ABC transporter permease: protein MIELLQEYWKPFLYSDGNNITGLAMTLWLLSASIFIGFIVSIPLSIARVSPHFYIRWPVQFYTYLFRGTPLYIQLLICYTGIYSLAAVRAQPVLDSFFRDAMNCTILAFALNTCAYTTEIFAGAIRSMAHGEVEAAKAYGLTGWKLYAYVIMPSALRRSLPYYSNEVILMLHSTTVAFTATIPDILKVARDANSATFLTFQSFGIAALIYLTVTFALVGLFRLAERRWLAFLGPTH from the coding sequence ATGATCGAACTCCTGCAGGAATACTGGAAACCCTTCCTCTACAGCGACGGCAACAACATCACTGGCCTGGCCATGACCCTGTGGCTGCTCAGCGCGTCGATTTTCATCGGCTTCATCGTCTCGATTCCGCTGTCGATCGCCCGGGTTTCACCGCACTTCTACATTCGCTGGCCGGTGCAGTTCTACACCTACCTGTTCCGCGGCACGCCTTTGTATATCCAGCTGCTGATCTGCTACACCGGGATCTACAGCCTGGCTGCCGTGCGCGCGCAACCGGTGCTCGACAGTTTCTTTCGCGATGCGATGAACTGCACCATCCTGGCGTTCGCCCTGAACACCTGCGCCTACACCACGGAGATCTTCGCCGGGGCGATCCGCAGCATGGCCCACGGTGAAGTCGAAGCCGCCAAGGCCTACGGCCTGACAGGCTGGAAGCTGTATGCCTACGTGATCATGCCTTCGGCCCTGCGTCGCTCGTTGCCTTACTACAGCAACGAAGTGATCCTGATGCTGCACTCGACCACTGTGGCGTTCACCGCGACCATCCCGGACATCCTGAAAGTCGCTCGGGACGCCAACTCGGCGACCTTCCTGACCTTCCAGTCGTTTGGCATCGCCGCCCTGATCTACCTGACCGTCACCTTTGCGCTGGTCGGCCTGTTCCGCCTCGCCGAACGCCGATGGCTGGCCTTCCTCGGGCCGACTCACTAG
- a CDS encoding ABC transporter permease, which produces MFENLLQNLGLSAFSLKGFGPLLMEGTWMTIKLSAMSLLVAVLLGLIGASAKLSKVKLLRLLAQCYTTLIRGVPDLVLMLLIFYSLQTWLTSLTDYMEWEYIEINPFSAGVLTLGFIYGAYFTETFRGAILAVPRGQVEAATAYGLKRGQRFRIVVFPQMMRYALPGIGNNWMVMLKATALVSIIGLADLVKAAQDAGKSSYQLFYFLVLAALIYLVITSASNFILRWLERRYAAGTREAVR; this is translated from the coding sequence ATGTTCGAAAACCTCCTGCAAAATCTGGGGCTCTCCGCCTTCAGCCTCAAGGGCTTTGGCCCGCTGCTGATGGAAGGCACCTGGATGACCATCAAGTTATCGGCGATGTCGCTGCTGGTGGCCGTATTGCTCGGCCTGATCGGCGCCAGTGCCAAATTGTCGAAAGTCAAACTGCTGCGCCTGCTTGCCCAGTGCTACACCACGCTGATTCGCGGGGTACCGGACCTGGTGCTGATGCTGCTGATCTTCTACAGCCTGCAAACCTGGCTGACGTCGCTCACCGATTACATGGAATGGGAATACATCGAGATCAACCCGTTCAGCGCCGGGGTGCTGACCCTGGGCTTCATTTACGGTGCGTACTTCACCGAAACCTTCCGTGGCGCGATCCTCGCCGTGCCTCGCGGCCAGGTCGAAGCGGCCACCGCCTACGGGCTCAAGCGCGGCCAGCGATTCCGCATCGTGGTGTTCCCGCAAATGATGCGCTATGCCCTGCCAGGTATCGGCAACAACTGGATGGTCATGCTCAAGGCAACAGCTCTGGTCTCGATCATCGGCCTCGCCGACCTGGTCAAGGCTGCCCAGGATGCGGGTAAAAGCAGCTATCAACTGTTCTACTTCCTGGTGCTCGCCGCCCTGATCTACCTGGTGATCACCAGTGCTTCCAACTTCATACTGCGCTGGCTCGAACGCCGCTACGCCGCGGGTACCCGGGAGGCCGTACGATGA
- a CDS encoding transporter substrate-binding domain-containing protein, whose product MKKALLTLSALALCVAAGSALAKEYKELRFGVDPSYAPFESKAADGNLVGFDIDLGNAICAELKVKCKWVESDFDGMIPGLKANKFDGVISSMTVTPAREKVIDFSSELFSGPTAYVSKKGSGVTADVASLKGKTVGYEQGTIQEAYAKAVLDKAGVKTQAYQNQDQVYSDLTSGRLDAGIQDMLQAELGFLKSPNGADYEISKPVDSELLPAKTAIGIKKGNTELKALLDKGIKALHDDGTYATIQKKHFGDLNLYSGK is encoded by the coding sequence ATGAAAAAAGCATTGCTGACCCTTTCTGCACTGGCGTTGTGCGTGGCAGCCGGTTCCGCGCTGGCAAAGGAATACAAGGAATTGCGTTTTGGTGTTGACCCTTCCTACGCGCCGTTCGAGTCGAAAGCGGCCGACGGCAACCTGGTAGGCTTCGACATCGACCTGGGGAACGCGATCTGCGCCGAGCTGAAGGTCAAGTGCAAATGGGTCGAAAGTGACTTCGACGGCATGATTCCTGGCCTCAAGGCCAATAAATTCGACGGCGTGATCTCGTCGATGACCGTCACCCCGGCCCGCGAAAAAGTCATCGACTTCTCCAGCGAGCTGTTCTCCGGCCCGACCGCCTACGTGTCCAAGAAAGGTTCTGGCGTGACCGCAGACGTCGCTTCGCTGAAGGGCAAGACCGTCGGCTACGAACAAGGCACCATCCAGGAAGCCTATGCCAAGGCCGTCCTGGACAAGGCCGGGGTGAAAACCCAGGCTTACCAGAATCAGGACCAGGTGTATTCCGACCTGACTTCCGGCCGTCTCGACGCCGGGATCCAGGACATGCTGCAAGCCGAACTGGGCTTCCTGAAGTCGCCAAATGGCGCCGATTACGAAATCAGCAAGCCGGTCGACAGCGAACTGCTGCCTGCCAAGACGGCGATCGGTATTAAGAAAGGTAACACCGAGCTGAAAGCACTTTTGGATAAAGGTATCAAAGCGTTACACGATGATGGCACCTACGCCACTATTCAAAAGAAACACTTTGGCGATCTGAACCTGTACAGCGGCAAGTAA
- a CDS encoding ATP-dependent DNA ligase, which yields MKAFAQLYAELDATTSSNAKLAAMQDYFAQAAPEDAAWAVYFLSGGRPRQLVPVRVLRELAVAYSGLSAWLFEESYQAVGDLAETISLVLPEMPYRSSDGLAVWIEEKLLPLRGETPQLLAERLPALWSQLDRPSLMLCIKLITGSFRVGVSKLLVTRALASMAGLDSKRVAQRMVGYTDLSHRPTAASYLKLIAAQSPDEHAQRGGQPYPFFLAHALAQPVEQFEALFGATTQWQVEWKWDGIRAQIVKREGRLWIWSRGEELVTDRFPEFDSLIHCLPDGTVIDGEIVAWKATQSGTEDAFDPPEASPAVQPFALLQQRIGRKNLTRKILNDVPVVLLAYDLLEWQGADWRNQPQSRRRSQLEQVIAQANNPLLLASPLLTGEDWFDLARQREASRRLGVEGMMLKARDALYGVGRTKDMGVWWKWKVDPFSVDAVLIYAQRGHGRRASLYSDYTFAVWDAPPDASQRALVPFAKAYSGLTDEQMRQVDNIVRRTTVEKFGPVISVRPSLVFELGFEGIALSKRHKSGIAVRFPRMLRWRQDKSVEEADHLGTLQDLLG from the coding sequence ATGAAGGCCTTCGCACAGTTGTACGCCGAGCTCGACGCCACCACGTCGAGCAACGCCAAGCTGGCGGCGATGCAAGATTACTTTGCCCAGGCCGCACCGGAAGATGCCGCGTGGGCGGTGTACTTTCTGTCCGGAGGACGCCCCAGGCAATTGGTGCCAGTGCGCGTCCTGCGTGAGTTGGCAGTCGCCTATTCCGGGCTTTCAGCCTGGCTATTCGAAGAAAGCTACCAGGCGGTGGGCGATCTGGCGGAAACCATTTCCCTGGTGCTGCCCGAGATGCCCTACCGTTCCAGCGACGGCCTGGCGGTGTGGATCGAAGAAAAACTGCTGCCATTGCGCGGCGAAACCCCGCAGCTGCTCGCCGAACGCCTGCCCGCTCTCTGGTCGCAGCTGGACCGCCCCAGCCTTATGCTGTGCATCAAATTGATCACCGGCAGCTTTCGCGTCGGTGTCTCCAAGCTGCTGGTGACCCGGGCCCTGGCCTCCATGGCTGGCCTGGACAGCAAGCGCGTGGCCCAGCGCATGGTCGGCTATACCGACCTGTCCCACCGCCCCACTGCCGCCAGCTACCTGAAGTTGATCGCCGCGCAATCCCCCGACGAGCATGCGCAAAGGGGTGGCCAGCCGTATCCGTTTTTCCTCGCCCATGCCCTGGCACAACCGGTCGAACAATTCGAAGCGCTGTTCGGTGCCACCACCCAGTGGCAGGTGGAATGGAAGTGGGACGGCATCCGCGCCCAGATCGTCAAGCGCGAGGGGCGCCTGTGGATCTGGTCCCGGGGTGAAGAGTTGGTCACTGATCGCTTTCCTGAATTTGACAGCCTGATCCACTGCCTGCCCGACGGCACCGTGATCGACGGCGAGATCGTCGCCTGGAAAGCCACTCAATCGGGCACCGAAGATGCCTTCGATCCGCCTGAGGCAAGCCCCGCCGTGCAACCTTTCGCCCTGTTGCAGCAGCGTATCGGCCGCAAAAACCTCACCCGCAAGATTCTCAATGACGTACCGGTGGTCCTCCTCGCTTACGATTTGCTCGAATGGCAAGGTGCGGACTGGCGCAACCAGCCGCAAAGCCGGCGGCGCAGTCAACTGGAGCAGGTGATCGCCCAGGCCAACAATCCACTGCTGCTCGCCTCGCCCCTGTTGACCGGCGAAGACTGGTTCGACCTCGCGCGTCAGCGGGAAGCATCGCGCAGGCTCGGCGTCGAAGGCATGATGCTCAAGGCCCGGGACGCGCTCTACGGCGTCGGTCGCACCAAGGACATGGGGGTCTGGTGGAAATGGAAAGTCGACCCGTTCAGTGTCGACGCGGTGCTGATCTACGCACAACGCGGCCATGGCCGTCGGGCCAGTCTCTACAGCGATTACACCTTCGCCGTCTGGGACGCGCCACCCGACGCCAGCCAGCGCGCGCTGGTGCCGTTTGCCAAGGCCTATTCGGGGTTGACCGATGAGCAAATGCGCCAGGTCGACAACATCGTGCGCAGGACCACGGTGGAAAAATTCGGCCCGGTGATCAGCGTCAGGCCGAGCCTGGTGTTTGAACTGGGTTTCGAGGGCATTGCCTTGTCCAAGCGGCACAAAAGCGGGATTGCGGTGCGGTTTCCGCGGATGCTGCGCTGGCGCCAGGACAAATCGGTCGAAGAGGCGGATCACTTGGGTACATTGCAGGATTTGCTCGGCTGA
- a CDS encoding ligase-associated DNA damage response exonuclease: MDLVIARPEGLYCPAGDFYIDPWRPVERSVITHAHGDHARSGNQHYLAAAPGEGILRARLGQDINLQTLAYGERLVHHGVTLSFHPAGHVLGSAQVRLEYGGEVWVASGDYKIEPDGTCAPFEPVRCHTFITESTFGLPIYRWQPQAQVFAEINQWWQANAAQEKASVLFCYSFGKAQRILHGIDASLGPILAHGAVEPLNRVYREAGIELPPTLYAGDFKKSDAILRKALVIAPPSAGGSSWMRRFGDYSDGFASGWMRLRGARRRRGVDRGFVLSDHADWPGLLWAIEQTGAERVMVTHGSVAVLVRHLREQGLDAQGFRTEYGDDEEASTAEAESVETLP, from the coding sequence GTGGACCTTGTCATCGCGCGCCCCGAAGGCTTGTACTGCCCTGCCGGCGATTTCTACATTGATCCATGGCGGCCAGTCGAGCGCTCGGTCATCACCCACGCCCATGGCGACCACGCCCGTAGCGGCAACCAGCATTACCTGGCGGCGGCGCCCGGCGAAGGGATTCTGCGTGCGCGACTGGGCCAGGACATCAACCTGCAAACCCTGGCGTATGGCGAGCGGCTGGTGCATCACGGCGTCACCCTGAGCTTCCACCCCGCCGGCCACGTCCTCGGCTCGGCCCAGGTGCGCCTGGAATATGGCGGGGAAGTCTGGGTGGCGTCAGGGGACTACAAGATCGAACCCGATGGCACCTGCGCCCCTTTCGAGCCCGTCCGCTGTCACACCTTCATCACCGAGTCGACATTCGGCCTGCCGATCTACCGCTGGCAGCCGCAGGCGCAGGTCTTTGCCGAGATCAACCAGTGGTGGCAGGCCAATGCGGCGCAAGAGAAAGCCAGCGTGCTGTTCTGCTATTCGTTCGGCAAAGCCCAGCGCATTCTCCACGGCATCGATGCCAGCCTCGGCCCGATCCTGGCCCATGGCGCGGTCGAACCGCTGAACCGTGTCTATCGTGAGGCCGGGATAGAGCTGCCACCGACGCTCTACGCCGGTGATTTCAAGAAAAGCGATGCGATCCTGCGCAAGGCGCTGGTGATCGCGCCACCTTCGGCCGGTGGCAGTTCCTGGATGCGCCGCTTCGGTGACTACAGCGACGGTTTCGCCAGTGGCTGGATGCGCTTGCGCGGAGCCCGCCGGCGACGCGGCGTGGATCGTGGTTTCGTGTTGTCCGATCACGCTGACTGGCCGGGTTTGCTCTGGGCCATCGAGCAGACTGGCGCTGAACGGGTGATGGTCACCCACGGTTCCGTCGCGGTATTGGTGCGCCACCTGCGTGAACAAGGCCTCGATGCCCAGGGCTTTCGCACCGAGTACGGTGACGATGAGGAGGCCTCGACGGCCGAGGCCGAGAGCGTCGAGACGCTGCCATGA